In Pseudobacter ginsenosidimutans, the following are encoded in one genomic region:
- a CDS encoding YeiH family protein yields MDRTRPVPGRKFLDMQFSAREIIFIIIAVLCCTNLISAPVALLLGLLVAQLVGHPWLHLNHKVTHWLLQISVVGLGFGMNAHAAIEAGRAGFGITVVSIVATLGIGLLLGRWMRIDKKTACLIATGTAICGGSAIAAVAPAIDAKDKQISVALGTVFILNAVALFIFPVTGHLLGLSQMQFGTWAAIAIHDTSSVVGAGSRYGPQALEVATTVKLARALWIIPVSIIASFAFRKKGQKIQIPWFIGLFILAMLGNTFIPAVQTFSPYATIIAKAGLTLTLFLIGSGLSRDVLRSVGIRPMVQGLITWASIAAATLWFIYYFV; encoded by the coding sequence ATGGACAGGACGAGACCTGTTCCCGGCAGGAAATTTTTAGACATGCAGTTCAGCGCCCGGGAAATCATTTTCATTATTATCGCGGTGCTTTGTTGTACCAATCTGATCAGTGCACCGGTAGCTTTGCTTTTGGGTTTGCTGGTAGCGCAACTGGTGGGCCATCCCTGGTTGCACCTGAATCACAAAGTCACTCACTGGTTATTACAGATATCTGTGGTTGGACTGGGATTCGGAATGAACGCACATGCTGCGATAGAAGCAGGACGGGCAGGTTTCGGCATTACGGTAGTTTCCATTGTTGCTACGCTCGGCATCGGATTGTTATTGGGAAGATGGATGAGGATCGATAAAAAAACAGCCTGCCTGATTGCAACCGGCACGGCAATTTGCGGAGGTAGTGCGATTGCAGCCGTTGCGCCGGCCATCGATGCGAAAGACAAACAGATATCCGTGGCACTGGGCACTGTTTTCATTTTGAATGCAGTGGCTTTGTTCATTTTTCCGGTTACCGGTCATTTGCTGGGATTATCTCAAATGCAGTTCGGCACCTGGGCCGCCATTGCCATCCATGATACCAGCTCTGTTGTGGGCGCTGGCAGCAGGTATGGTCCGCAGGCGCTGGAAGTGGCCACCACAGTGAAACTGGCCCGGGCATTATGGATCATCCCCGTGAGCATTATTGCATCTTTCGCTTTCAGGAAAAAAGGACAAAAAATACAGATTCCCTGGTTCATCGGGCTCTTTATTTTAGCGATGCTGGGCAATACTTTCATTCCTGCTGTACAAACATTCAGCCCTTATGCCACCATCATCGCCAAAGCAGGCCTCACGCTCACGCTGTTCCTGATCGGTTCCGGATTATCACGTGATGTGCTTCGCTCCGTTGGTATCAGGCCAATGGTACAGGGCCTGATCACCTGGGCATCGATAGCAGCTGCTACATTGTGGTTCATCTATTATTTCGTATAG
- a CDS encoding SusD/RagB family nutrient-binding outer membrane lipoprotein, with protein MKKLHITSGILLSAILMTSSCKKFDDMLTNPREANVDQVEVEYFLNNAIVDAQMDPHIAERIFVLYWKNASRQQLGSTLTIGADNDDWNRDYFTYISGWLNAANTAIQVADEKQAKGTAWPYNESLKQVARIWRAYLMSEMSDNFGPIPVNGFQGTNPDFADVKTVYYHILDELKDAGTKLDGAATAAPEAKYDAAYGWKYAKWKKYAVSLRMRLAMRLSEVDEQKAKSEFEAAAKEAAITTMDDAFQVQEKADGYNALNGVMSREWNSQIMSATLENIFTGLGGIATTDLLPADFHSYIRAANDAGIKLTNHFSTKTNEPLAGYFQDGIPPSLDPRALKAFPLAGDFDNLDFCRYGDWSITERDLIDDDGDLVRKLNGKFTWNGWQSGDWGVYNSRNQLRSYPGANPRLALKFRNSTNKRIFFAPWETYFLLAEAALRGWDVPTTAKAAYETGVKLNFDYWGVTAFAANYLASSDYNRFGTSASWDHTTEPPATHQMTYKDGYTGTPGVVNVLYPVNNIYKNGTIKNDRLTKIITQKYISNLPWLPLESWNDHRRLGLPFYENPSVESPLPNMKQLTESNYMHNQVNFFAQRLRYPASLRNANAKGYAQAMEALDGEDTNFTPLWWAQK; from the coding sequence ATGAAAAAGCTACATATAACTTCTGGAATATTGTTGTCGGCAATACTGATGACTTCCTCCTGCAAGAAGTTCGATGATATGCTCACCAATCCAAGGGAAGCGAATGTGGACCAGGTGGAAGTAGAGTATTTCCTGAACAATGCTATCGTAGATGCACAAATGGACCCGCATATTGCTGAACGTATTTTTGTTTTATACTGGAAAAATGCTTCCAGGCAGCAACTCGGCTCTACATTGACCATCGGAGCTGATAACGATGATTGGAACCGCGATTACTTTACCTATATCTCAGGCTGGCTCAATGCCGCCAATACAGCCATTCAGGTGGCCGATGAGAAACAGGCAAAAGGAACCGCCTGGCCTTATAATGAAAGCCTGAAACAAGTGGCCCGCATCTGGCGTGCTTACCTGATGAGCGAAATGTCAGACAACTTCGGCCCCATTCCTGTGAATGGTTTCCAGGGCACCAATCCTGATTTTGCCGATGTGAAAACGGTGTATTACCATATCCTGGACGAATTGAAGGATGCCGGCACCAAACTGGATGGTGCAGCAACAGCCGCACCCGAAGCCAAGTACGATGCAGCTTACGGTTGGAAGTATGCGAAATGGAAAAAATATGCGGTATCGCTGCGTATGCGACTGGCAATGCGCCTGTCTGAAGTGGATGAACAAAAAGCAAAATCCGAGTTTGAAGCAGCCGCAAAGGAAGCAGCCATCACCACCATGGATGACGCTTTCCAGGTACAGGAGAAAGCCGATGGTTACAATGCACTGAATGGTGTGATGAGCCGTGAATGGAATTCGCAGATCATGAGCGCCACACTGGAAAATATTTTCACCGGTCTTGGCGGCATCGCTACAACAGATTTGTTGCCTGCAGACTTCCACAGTTATATCAGGGCCGCCAATGATGCAGGCATCAAACTCACCAATCATTTTTCTACCAAAACCAATGAGCCGCTGGCTGGTTATTTCCAGGATGGCATTCCTCCGTCACTCGATCCCAGGGCATTGAAAGCATTCCCGCTGGCCGGTGATTTCGATAACCTGGATTTCTGCCGGTATGGCGACTGGTCTATCACTGAGCGTGATCTGATAGATGATGATGGCGATCTCGTTCGTAAACTGAATGGTAAATTCACCTGGAATGGCTGGCAGAGCGGCGACTGGGGTGTTTACAATTCAAGGAACCAGTTGCGTTCATATCCAGGCGCCAATCCAAGACTGGCGCTGAAATTCAGGAACAGCACCAACAAAAGGATCTTCTTCGCTCCATGGGAAACGTATTTCCTGCTGGCAGAAGCGGCGCTCAGAGGCTGGGATGTTCCCACCACTGCAAAAGCTGCATACGAAACAGGTGTGAAGCTCAATTTCGATTACTGGGGCGTTACTGCATTTGCTGCTAATTACCTGGCATCTTCCGATTATAACAGGTTTGGCACTTCAGCAAGCTGGGACCATACTACTGAGCCGCCCGCTACTCACCAAATGACTTACAAGGATGGATATACGGGAACTCCGGGTGTTGTGAACGTGCTGTATCCCGTGAACAATATTTACAAGAACGGAACTATAAAGAATGATCGTCTCACCAAGATCATTACACAGAAATATATTTCCAACCTGCCGTGGTTGCCGCTGGAAAGCTGGAACGATCATCGTCGCCTGGGATTACCATTCTATGAGAATCCCAGCGTGGAGTCGCCCCTGCCGAACATGAAGCAGCTGACAGAAAGCAATTACATGCATAACCAGGTGAATTTCTTCGCACAGCGTTTAAGGTATCCCGCGAGTTTGCGGAATGCCAACGCGAAAGGTTATGCGCAGGCAATGGAAGCCCTCGATGGTGAGGATACCAACTTCACACCACTCTGGTGGGCCCAGAAATAA
- a CDS encoding LysR family transcriptional regulator: MFDFRLKVFHTVASRLNFTKAAEELFITQPAVTKHIHEIEQHFKVKLFERDGRKVQLTAAGQTLLKYTTELFALYRNLEFEMNTQADKKAGRLRVGASTTVAQYVLPPVLASFHKKFPEIRITLSTDNTEQIEQALQQRQVDIGIIEGRSKNSAFRYTPFLKDELVLVANAGHPLAKKGIIRPEDLPKIPLLLREPGSGTLEVIAHALRPLGIKTAQLKKEMQLSSTESIKGYLQHSHCMAFLSIHSILSELEQRLFTVIEVKGLSIQRDFFLISPHGESGALVNLFMQFALTHNFR, translated from the coding sequence ATGTTTGATTTCCGGTTAAAAGTGTTCCATACTGTTGCCAGCAGGCTCAATTTCACCAAAGCAGCGGAAGAGCTGTTCATTACGCAGCCTGCTGTTACCAAACATATCCACGAAATAGAACAGCATTTCAAAGTGAAACTGTTTGAGCGTGATGGCCGCAAAGTGCAATTGACAGCAGCCGGACAAACACTGTTGAAATACACCACTGAACTGTTCGCACTTTACCGGAACCTGGAATTCGAGATGAATACGCAGGCCGATAAAAAAGCGGGCCGGCTCCGTGTAGGCGCCAGCACTACTGTAGCGCAGTATGTACTTCCCCCGGTGCTGGCTTCGTTCCATAAAAAATTCCCGGAGATCCGCATTACGCTCAGTACCGATAATACAGAACAGATCGAACAGGCGCTGCAGCAGCGCCAGGTGGATATAGGAATCATAGAAGGAAGATCGAAGAACAGCGCATTCAGGTATACACCGTTTCTGAAAGATGAACTGGTGCTGGTAGCCAATGCCGGGCATCCGCTGGCGAAAAAAGGCATCATCAGGCCTGAGGACCTCCCGAAGATCCCATTGCTATTGCGCGAGCCCGGTTCAGGCACACTCGAAGTAATTGCACATGCGCTCCGCCCACTCGGCATAAAAACTGCACAACTGAAAAAAGAAATGCAGCTCAGCAGTACAGAAAGTATCAAAGGTTATTTGCAACACAGCCATTGCATGGCCTTCCTGAGCATTCATTCCATTTTATCTGAACTGGAACAAAGACTGTTTACCGTGATAGAGGTAAAAGGACTTTCCATCCAACGTGATTTCTTCCTTATCAGCCCGCATGGAGAAAGCGGAGCGCTGGTCAATCTGTTTATGCAATTTGCCCTTACCCATAACTTCAGGTAA